TGCGGTGACACGGTGCCAAGGGTTCCCGAATTCCAGCGCAACAGCGCCTCCACACCAACGGTACGATCTGTGCGAATATCCACCTGAGGCTGGTAGACTAGCGAAAATTCATCATATTTCAGTGCAGCCTCTAAGCCGCGTTGTAGCTGCATCAGTCGTTCCGCAGAATTTTTGAGTTGTTCATTGAACACTTGATATTGGTTACGTCCTAGCTTCTTAGCATTGTACATAGCAATATCTGCATGACTCAGCAGCATCTCCGGTGTATCCTGATCATTCTCAGAAATGTAAATCCCGATACTACAGGACACATCATAATACTTCTCCTTCAAATTCACTTCTCTACGGAAGCCTTCCAAAATACGTGTAGCAATTGCCGTCGCTTCCTGCTGCAATTGATCTGAGGTCAACGTACAGAGCAGTGCAAATTCATCCCCACCCATACGGGCGACCTGACTGCCATCTGGAATATGGCGGGTGATCAGTTCAGCGATATGAACGAGCAGCTGATCACCCGCAGAGTGACCCATCGTATCATTGATCCATTTAAAATGATCCACATCCATTTGCATAACAGCGATATGCGTACCGTCCGCTCGGCACTGCTTCAATATCTGCTCAATGTACAGACTGAACTGATAACGATTGGCTAAACCAGTCAGAGAATCCGTATAGGCAAGCTCCAATAAACGCTCCTGATCCTTTTGTTCCTTCGTAATATCGCGAATCATGGCATAGCAGTACAATTCGCCTTCAATCTCAAGAAAATCGCTATTCACTTCAATCGTTAGCTGTTTGCCAAGAAAGTTGATAATCGGCAATTGAACGCCTTGCGGCATTTTGCGTTCACGATAGCCCTTTTTGTGCATATGAATAATACTCTCACGCTGATCTAATGGATATAACTGAAGTACACTAATATCATTTCGGTCGGCAGATACGCCCATAATCGCGCGAAATGCAGGATTCATTTCAATCGCGATGCCACGAGAATTAATCAGCGCAATCCCATGGGTCGATAACGTAAATAGCAGCTTGTAACGCTGCACTTCACCGACCAAAAATTGATGCTTGTTCATGGACAGCTGCAATGTGTAAGCCAGAATTAAACCGGCATATGTAGGCAAGCTGTCAATCGGGAAATACGGGTTGTCACGTAGCCATGCTCCAATCATAAAGCTACCCAGCAACCATACAACGGCATAGGCGCTACCACGAATAATAGTTAGCATCATACGCTGTTCATGCTGGTAAATTCTCTTACTTCTTAACTTGCGATATCCAAAAAACATAATGAGCAGCAAATAAGCCATCGTGTAACAGGACGTAACGATGACCAAATACTGAAAACCGATACTCTGTACTTCGACTCGCCAATAGCGTCCTTGGGCTACTGTAATACCGAATACAGATGGCATCCACTCCATCAGAATAATGCCACATAGCGGAATGATCGCTGCTGTATGCAGCACAATACCAGGTAAGGTGATACGACTTAATTTTGTAAAAAAATAAATCAGCAATGCCATCGCGCAAAAGCTGAAAATGTAAGTTCCTCGAATGGTAATTTGTCTGGCAATCTCATGATTGAGCACCTGCGTCAAAAAATCGCTCAAAAAAATCAATGCAAGCGTACCAATCAGCATCATCGTCAGACGATGCAGCGGATGATCGGGATGTCGCCACAAAATCTTGAGCGCCAGCAGACCAAGAATCACAAACGGAACAAACGAAAGAAAAAATACAGTCACAAATGTGTACATACTGTCGCCCTCCAGCTGAAGTCAAAAAGCGTCCTATTCTACATTATCGAAACGAGACGTACAAAAAGTTATATCTAATAGGCTTAATTAGTATATTATTGTCGATATTTGTTTCATTTTGTGTAATAAGGCTGGATTTTAGCACAAAAAAAGCGTGGTTCACGGAAAGAAACCGTGATACCACGCTATTGTTATAGAAGTGTTTGGACAAAACAGATGCTGCGCATGCAAATGATATAATTCCTTTTAACTGAAAAACATATCGATCTGCACAGACTGTAAATGGAGAATTATTATTTCTCTCGTGTATCGGCTTAATCAATCTGCTGTCTTTTTAGTGATAGGTTGAACTCATTATTGCTTGTTATGCTCCTGATCGCGCAGCTCAATACGACGAATTTTACCAGAGCTGGTTTTAGGCAAATCGCTGACAAATTCGATTTTACGCGGATATTTGTAAGGAGCTGTCCATTCTTTGACATGGTTTTGCAGTTCACGTACTAGCTCTGGCGAACCTTCCACTCCGTCACGCAGTACGATGAATGCTTTGACAATATGTCCGCGAATCTCGTCCGGGCTGGCAACTGCGGCACATTCCTTCACCGCCTGATGCTTCATCAGCGCCTCTTCTACTTCAAACGGTCCAATCGTATAGCCAGAGCTGATAATAATATCGTCACCACGACCTTCAAACCAGAAGTAGCCCTCTTCATCGCGGCGTGCACGGTCGCCAGTAACAAAGTATTCGCCATTCACACTTTGCTGCTTGCGCTGTGGATCAAGATAATACGTTTGGAACAGTGCAGGCATGTCATTACGTACGGCAATATCTCCAACTTCACCAACTGGTACTGGCTGACCATGTTCATCAATAATCTCAACCAGCCCTGGTGAGATGGATTGCCCCATAGCGCCAAGACGAACCGGTGCACCAGTCAGATTACCGATCAGCAGTGTGCTTTCCGTCTGACCATAGCCATCGCGGATTGTAATATCAAAATGACGACGGAAGGTATGAATGACTTCTTCATTGAGCGGTTCCCCAGCAGACACGGCACTACGCAGCGCTGACAGATCGTAATCGCCCAGACCTTCTGTTTTCGCCATTAAGCGATATTCGGTTGGTGTACAGCAAAGCACGTTCACGCGATGCTCTTGCAGCAGCTGCAAGTATTTGTGCGGTTGAAATGGTCCATTGTAGACCAATCCAGTCGCTCCCCAGCCAAGCACGGACAGGAACGGGCTCCAAATCCATTTTTGCCAGCCTGGTGCAGCGGTTGCCCAAACGGTATCGTCTTCACGAATATCGAGCCACGGGCGAGTAATGCGTAGGTGAGCATATCCCCAGCCATGACTGTGTACAACGCCTTTGGGATTACCGGTCGTACCGGATGTATAGGCGAGGATCGCCATATCGTCGCGATGCGTATCGACTGCGGCGAATTGATCCGATTGGTCGTTCATCAAGCCGCGCAGATCCAACCAGTTTGCTGGTAATACGCTATCGTCGGCAGCAACAGAGATTTTCCATGCCCATTCTGGCAGGTTCTCATCGATTTTGTCTACCTCGGCAGTTACATTGGACCAAGCGATAACTGCGCGTGCTTGTGAATGGTGCAGACGATAAGCAAGATCCTTAGCGCGCAGCATTTCTGAGGATGGAATAATAACAATGCCGCTTTTCAGACAGGCAAGGTAAATAATATAGGCAATAATCTGTCTTGGTACCATGACCAGCACCTTGTCGCCGCGCTTGAGTCCAAGCTGCTGCATACCGTTGGCAAGCTGGTTGGCTTGCTCTAGCAGATTACCGTACGTAATCTCGGCTTGCTCTCCGGCTTCATTCAGCCATTTTAGTGCAAGCTTGGCAGGGTTATGTTTTTCCATTTCCGAAGTGATATTGTATCGTTCCGGTGCAATCCAATCTTGTTGATTCAATGTCATGACCCCTTTGTGCTATATAATTAGGAAAGAATGTTCGAAAGCTTCCATACAGTATAGCACGTCCTAGTACCAGGTTCTAATACTAATTTAACATTGACTCAAAAAAATGCTGCAAATCCGTCTACGATCACGAGTTTGTACGATCACATTGCTGTCGCTGAGCCGGATGAGGAAGGGCGCGGTGACTTGGACTTACGCTTAAACCAAAAGATTCGTGCCAGCAACAACACACCTGTTATCGATGCTGTTATCATATACATCCACCAGATGGGAGCAGACTTGGTATCTGTACCGAGCAATGTCCCATGCAGCAAAGCCATAGCATAAGTGGGCAACGCCAAAAAGTGAATCGTTCTCCACACCTTTTTGCCGAATGCCTTCATATAGTCCGAGCTGATCATAATGAGCAGTAGCATATAAAAGGATATCGTACCCAATCCAGTCAACCATCGCTCATGCGGCGTAGCAAACGGAATGAGCAGTTGCCAGATGGAATAACCGATATAATCGTCAAATACCAATACAAGCCCGTGAATCATTCCGAACAAAAGCCCAAACCACCCACACCATTGATGAATTTGACTAATGATCAGCTTACGCTTGCCTTTGGAAAAGCTGCTGCCTTGCAGCATCCCCGCACTTACCGCAACAAACAGCAGCAGATATGCCGTCAAACCGGCAGCACGCGTTGTGTACCAAACGTTGATCATATTGCCCAGCTCACTCCACAGATTACTCATTATTCATCCACTCTCCTTGTCCCGTCAAGGTGACATATCGATCTAGCGGTCCGTCGATTAGACAGCGCCCGTCCTGCGTTACACCGATCATAGCGGCATCAGGGCATTGTCGGCGCAGCCACGCCGGTCCTTGCTGTTTACCGAGAATAAGCACACATTTGGCATACACTTCGGCATCGGTCAGCGAATCGCTGATGACGGTGAGCTGTACCCAATCCGATTGCGCAGGCATTCCGGTACGAGGATCAAGCAAATGATGATGGTGTCCAGCTCCATTTTGCCAGCTGCGTTTGATCGTGCTGCTTGTTGCTACTCCGGCATCCTTGTGCATGTGTAGGGAAGCAATATGCTGTCCGCTTGACCACGGATCGGCAACATCCACTACATAATCTTGCAGATTACTTCCCCATATGATCAGATCGCCACCCGCATTTACCATGCCACTTGCCACCCCCTGCTGACGCATCATCAGCGCATATTGCTCTGCACTCCATCCTTTGGCAATGCCACCTAGGTCGACCGAGACATCCGCATGAACATGAACCGTTCGCAATATTGGGTCTAGCGTGCATATTCGACCATGGGACTGCATGTACGAAAAATCTCCCCACTGATGTCCATTCATTGTCTGTGTAATTGCATGAGCAGCGTTACTGAATTCATTCGCCTGTAGAGATACTATAGGCATTGTAGCGGTCGAAAGCGAATTCTGATTGGGATAACCAATGCGGGTCAATATTTGTCCCATAAAAGGATCAAACAAATGATCCGTGCGCTGCTGGTACTGTATAGCCTGACTCATCGCTTCATATAGTAAGGCTGAGGCATAAAATGGATACCCCTGCTGACGATTGAGCTGTGACAGCTCACTTTGAGGATCAAACCGACTCAAATGTCGCTCAACAAAAGCAAACCACGATTCGGCACGCTGAATATCCTGCTCCTCTAAACCTGCAATGTAAAATAGAGTACTCATAGCTTGAAAGCTATACAACGTGCTCCCTCCTCTTGCTGTGATACGTTGATGTTCATGCAGCAGCTCAAAGGATCATGAATGGAATGTCTTCCGTATGACATCACGAAGCATGTGTGCGTGTATGCGTAGTGGTCTTAGCAGTTTTACTGGAAGCGGAACGGTCACTTTTCTTTGTCTTGTGGGCTTTGTGAGAGACTGCGGATAGATGTTCAGCTTGAAGCGGAGTGGCAGCAGTCTCAAGCGATGATGCGGTGACATCGCTCGGACTCGATAGTGTTCCCGACTCTTCGCTCCACTGTTGCTGTAATACATCTAGTGTTGATGCAGATTGTTCATCATTTTGAGGAAGTGCCGATACATTGCCAGCCAACGAATGGTCGGTTGTCGATGCCTCTGCCTGCTCATTATGCTGAATCCAACCGATAAAGCCTGTAAACAGCAATGCTCCAGACAAGCCGGTCATCCATTTGATTCGCGTTTGATTGTTCATGGATATCATCCTCACTGTATAATTTTTTGACTGTATCAGATATACCGATACGAGAATCATTGGTCGATCGTTCTGAATCCAAGTGTAGGATAGGATGGTGAAATTACGGTGAAAGAATCGCTATGTTCTCACAGACTCCCTCATTACCATTTCATTGAATTTTCATTGAGCCGTGATATGCTGAAAAAATAAAGACAACATGAATCATCCTCTACTTGATCTTGAGGACGACATGAACGGGGGAACATAGAAGGATGAATATTCTTTTGGCTGAGGATGATATTCGGCTAGGTGAACTGATTGTACACATGCTGCAAAAAAAGGCTGGTCATGCTGTACATTGGGTAACAACCGGCGAAGATGCGTACGAGCAAGCCGTCTGCGAATCATATGACGTTCTCATATTAGATCGAATGATGCCCGGTGGTGACGGAGCAGATGTATGCAAACGACTCCGCCACGAAGGTTATGAGCGCGCGATTCTCATGCTGACCGCGCGTGATGCGCTGCAAGATCGAATCGACGGATTGGATGCAGGAGCAGACGATTATCTCGTAAAGCCGTTTGAAATCGGTGAGTTGCTGGCACGATTACGCGCACTGTCCCGCCGCAATTATGCGCCTATGCAGGCAGAGGAAATCCGTATCGGCAATCTATGGCTAAACCGCACCTGTCAGACCATCTCGCTTGGCTCGCGTTCCGTACAGCTGACGCCGCGCGAATTTCAATTATTTGATTTATTAGCACAAAATCGCGGATTCGTTCTAAAGCGAGACGTGATTCTGGATCGCATCTGGGGGCTTGATGCAGACGTTGAGCCTAAGACGATTGATGCTACGGTCAAGCTACTACGTCGCAAGCTTGCCGAATTAGACAACAAGGAGCTGATCCAGAGTGCGCGAGGGCTTGGTTACAAAATGGAAAAATAGACGAGCGGATCAGCTTACTCACAGATCGTCCGATATTTTCAAACAGACACGTGGTCAGCTGACACGCAAATACAGCCTCGTGCTGATTTCTTTTCTGCTGCTGTTTGTCATGATTCTGTACGGCTTGCTGTATGATTTGCTGATTCATGGGCAGCAGGTGTCCCTGCGCGAAACGATAGAGCAAAAAATTCGCACCTTTACTGCATATCGTTCCGCCGACTCGGATGATAGCTTACAAGAGGATATGGAATACTATCTCGTCAATGATATGTATTTAAATGGCAATCTATTCGTCGGTACAGATGGAAGTACGTTGATGGGAAGCTCTGACTTTTCTACTACGCTGAATGCTTTAGTACAGCATGCCCAAGCAAACCAAGTTCCCTTACCGACTCAACGCAATCAACATATTCTACTCACAGGCAAGAAGATTGGATCCACTGAAAAGCAAAATGATCCCGATCTCAACAATCGTGATATACACAAGCACAACGATGATAACGACGAACCTATACAAATGCTGGTAACTGCCGATCCCGTCATAGTCAACGGTCAAATGATTGGCATACTTTATGTAGGACAGGATGTGACCGAGTCATATCGGCAATTTTACAGCTTACTGCTTGGTATCGGGATCACGGTGTTCTTGTTCTGTACGTTGGCGGTTTATTTTAGTAGCCGGATGGCAAAACGGGCGATGATTCCAATCGCTGCTTCCTATGAGCGACAGCGTGCATTTACCGCTGATGCTTCACATGAGCTGCGTACCCCGCTCAGTGTGCTGCTCTCTTCTATCGAGACAATACAGATGGAAGAAGAAGTGACCAGCAACCCGTTCATCAACCGAGTAGTGCAAAATATGAAGCATGAGGTCCAGCGCATGACCCAACTGTCCAGTAGTCTGCTGATGCTAGCACGTTCCGATTCGGGTCATATTCAGCTGCATAGGATCAGTCATGATCTGAATATTCAGGCACAGCAGGCATTATCATCGGTTGAGCCGCTCGCCAAAGCACGAAACATTCAGCTGGATTATCATAACGATGAAGCTGTCGTTTGTCGCTGCGATGCCGAGCGTGTCCATCAGTTGCTGATTATTTTGCTGGATAATGCGATCAAATATACACCAGAAGGCGGAAAAGTCGCGCTGTCTTTGCAGCGCAGCGGTGAAAAGCACGATAAAGCCATTATATCCGTGCAGGATACTGGCATCGGTATATCGCAGGAGGATCAAGCACTGATCTTTGACCGATTTTACCGAGTCGATCCGGCGCGCAATCGCCAAACGGAAGGATATGGTCTAGGTCTGTCGATTGCCCGTTGGATTGTGGAGGCGCATCATGGAACGATTCAGGTACGCAGTACACCCGGGGAAGGAAGCTGTTTCATTGTGACATTGCCACTATAATCAAAAATGAGGACAGGGATTGTGGGAACTTTCTGTTAGTCCAATCTACTTAGGGCAGCTCAGGATGAAAAGAAATAGAAATCGAGATAACAATATAGCTATAGACGCAGATGTAGATTCAGATGCAGATATAGGATCAACCAAAAAGAGTCCCATAGTCGGGACTCTTTTGCTGATTTAATAGCAAATACAGAAATACCAATACCGCATCCGTCTCTTTTATTCACCAATTTCGGCATGAATCCTCACTATCTTCCATTCGCAGATAGAGATAGGGCTATATTTGCGACTGTCTTCTTTTATCCGTTCAAAATACCAGCTCGCGGCGTTACACCAAATGCCTGTGCCAGATCACTCAACTCGCTTGTCGTGATTTTCTGGCGGATTGGCAGATGGGCAATCAACATATAAATTTGAGCTGCCTTTTCAATCGTTTCAATCAAACCAAACGCTTCATCTATACAGCTACCAGTGCCAAAAATGCCATGCTGTGGCCAGATGACGGCGCGATGCTCTTTCATTTTGTCAGCAGTGGCACGACCAATCTGACTCGATCCAGGCACCATCCATGGAAGCATGCCGATCCCGTCTGGAAATACGACGATACATTCCGTACACATCTCCCAAAGTGTGCGGGTAAAGGCATTTTCGTCCAGATCATGGACAAAGGTCATCGCCAATGTATGGGTAGCATGGTTGTGAATCACGACGCGGTGCTGCGGATCAACCCGCAACCGTTCGATATGACTCATAAAATGCGCGGGCAACTCACTCGTCGGTACGGCTCCATTGTCCAATCCCCACAAGACCTCCAATTGCGCTCCATCTGCCGATACACGCAGTACACCCAGGTTGCCCGCGGGATTATCCAGTACATTTTTAAAGTATTTACCGGAGCCAGTTACGATGAAATAGCGCCCAGCCAGCTCATGTATCGGAAACGCTGGTTGTAATACACGTTTTACCTTGTGAATATCGATATACTGGGCTACCTCCTGCTCATCGAGAATGCAGCTAACATTGCCCCCATTTCGTTCATCCCAACCCGATTTCCACATGCACTGCGTAATAGTTGCCATCTCATGAACAAACGGAATATCCAATGGCTGAGGCTGTGCTACGTATTCATTGACCGATAATGTACTCATGATTATCACTCCTGAATGTAATTTTTTTCACAATAAGTGGCTAGTCGGTATAAGGGGCTTGGGAAAAATGGGATATAGATAGAGTTGATTAGATAAATTGAAGATATAAAATCAAATGAAGTAACCGTATAAAGCTGCTCTTGCTCGGCAAGATTGTATGCCGCTTTTGTATATGTCCAGCATACGCTTTTCATTTCACACAGTCAATATAAAACAAACTTATTCAAACATAAATAAAAATAATTTTTCTGTTTACGTCTGTTTTAATACAAATAAGCTTCATTTGCGTTTATCTTCTATAGATCTATCCTCAATAAATCTTTTGATTAACGCTTTAGCCCGATCATTCCAACCGGATATCATATTACGGAAATTTGCGTAAACAAGTACTTTTGTAAGCGTTTTTATATTACACTGAACTGGAATAAATTCCTTATATCTCCATGATTAAAGTGATTTATTCATCTTTATCGTATGTGTGTTTGCTGGATCACAATCTGCTTCGCCACCCTCATGTTGAAAAGGAGTGTATTTACGAATGAATGGCAAAAAGACAGGCTTGGCTCTACTCTCATTTATCTGCTCGGCAGCACTAATTGTTCCATGGAGTGCAAGTTCCTCTACGGCATCTGCCTCCTCCTCCAGTCCGTGGGTGCAAATCTGGGCAGACGATTTTAACGGAGCCAACGGCACTGGGGTCGATACTTCCAAATGGAATCAGGAAATCGGCAACAATAACGGCTGGGGCAACAATGAGTTGCAGTATTACACGAACAGCACCAAAAATGCGTATATGGAAAATGGGAGTCTGGTTCTTCAGGCAAACAAGGAAAATATGCAAGGCTCTGCCTACACATCTGCCCGCCTGACCACTGCTAACAAATTCAATGTCAAATACGGCAAAATCGAGATTCGAGCCAAGGTTCCATACGGAAAAGGTATCTGGCCTGCCGCATGGATGTTAGGCAGCGATATTGGCAGCAATCCATGGCCGGGCAGCGGCGAGATCGACATCATGGAATATGTAGGTCCCGTCGCACCGAATACCGTCTATGGTACGATTCATGGACCGGGTTATTCTGGCTCCAACGGCTTGTCCGCTGGCTATACTATCGGCGAACGATTCAGTAATGCCTTCCATACATATACTGTGGAATGGGAACCCGCAGCCATTCGCTGGTATGTTGATGGTAATCTGTATCATACCCGTACACCTGTAGATGCAGGCGACAATACATGGGCTTTTGACAAGCCATTCTTCCTGCTGCTGAATCTAGCAGTCGGTGGTAACTGGCCGGGCAACCCAGATGCTAGCACCACCTTCCCACAAAAATATCAGATCGATTACGTGCATGTGTTCCAGCGTCAAAATGGCTACAATATTGTAGCACTGAAAGCAGGCGCGAATAATAAATATGTCTCCGCTGAAAATTATGGCAACGGTGCGTTGATTGCTCGCTCGGATACGGTGAGCACATGGGAACGCTTTGAGCAGATTGATCTAGGCAACAACCGCATCGCTCTGCGCTCGCTAATCAACGGCAAATATGTGACTGCCGACAATACAGGGACCAGCCCGCTAATTGCCAACAAAACGGCAATCGGTACTTGGGAGACATTTGAACTGGGTACGACCGCAGATGGCAAGCGCACGCTGAAGTCGCTGGCGAATAATCTGTATGTCACTGCCGAGAACGGCGGCAGTGGATCATTGATCGCCAGCCGTAGCAGTGTGGATGGGGCTTGGGAAACATTTGAGTTGGTGAAACAATAAATCAAAGCGATGAACACATCAAAAAAACAGGAGAGCCTTAGGCTTTCCTGTTTTTTTGGTAATCCAGCACTTCGTCCCATATTATATACAGCAATCCGACAATGAATAGCACAATTCCCAACGTGGTCAAATGTTGAATCGAGCTATCGTAAAAAACATATAATTTACCAGCTCCCGCTAATGCACCACAAATGAAATACGTAGCATATAGCAATACACCACTCAAACACAATATTGCACCAGCTATTTTTCTATACATCCTATGTACCAGCCCTTCTCTGTTCATTCTATTATTTCTATGCTTTGTGTTCTAGCTATGTATATCGGATGAAGAGCGTATGCCCATTTCAGCTTTCAGCAAATCCCCCTCATCGTTCATTAGTTTATCCAAAAGGAATGTCAATGTCCAATGAAGGGGCGCTTATCGTTACTATCTATAATCTTATTGCATAGATGATTACCAGTCACTCGTAACAGGTATCATTAGCCTTTAGTTCTTATTTCTCCATGACTTCTCGATTGATACTTACTCTCGATGGATGCTTACTTTTGACTTGATTCTTTATTGCTTCCTGCTTGCTTGATCCTGCATTGCTTGCACGTTACTTCTAACGCTCCGTTATGTCTACCTTTTGTTCATTCTCCCGATCACTCTCTCCTCGCCGCAATAACGAGAATCCACCAGCAAAGACCACACCGATCCAAACGGCAAACACAAGGAATATTACGCTAAACACACTCCCCTGCGGCATTCTTAACACAGCGTTTGGCGCCCAGCCGCTATATCCATGATCCAGCAGCAAGCCAAGCACCGTTGTACCGACCGCTCCGCAAATAAAGCTCAGCATCATATACATTCCCATACCAACGCCCACCTGCGAACCAATCAGTGTACGTGATACCGTATTCGCAATCCCTACCTGTGCAAAGGTCAACCCAGTATTGCCCAGCACAAGTAGCAGCATAATCACCACATAC
The DNA window shown above is from Paenibacillus sp. JQZ6Y-1 and carries:
- a CDS encoding putative bifunctional diguanylate cyclase/phosphodiesterase gives rise to the protein MYTFVTVFFLSFVPFVILGLLALKILWRHPDHPLHRLTMMLIGTLALIFLSDFLTQVLNHEIARQITIRGTYIFSFCAMALLIYFFTKLSRITLPGIVLHTAAIIPLCGIILMEWMPSVFGITVAQGRYWRVEVQSIGFQYLVIVTSCYTMAYLLLIMFFGYRKLRSKRIYQHEQRMMLTIIRGSAYAVVWLLGSFMIGAWLRDNPYFPIDSLPTYAGLILAYTLQLSMNKHQFLVGEVQRYKLLFTLSTHGIALINSRGIAIEMNPAFRAIMGVSADRNDISVLQLYPLDQRESIIHMHKKGYRERKMPQGVQLPIINFLGKQLTIEVNSDFLEIEGELYCYAMIRDITKEQKDQERLLELAYTDSLTGLANRYQFSLYIEQILKQCRADGTHIAVMQMDVDHFKWINDTMGHSAGDQLLVHIAELITRHIPDGSQVARMGGDEFALLCTLTSDQLQQEATAIATRILEGFRREVNLKEKYYDVSCSIGIYISENDQDTPEMLLSHADIAMYNAKKLGRNQYQVFNEQLKNSAERLMQLQRGLEAALKYDEFSLVYQPQVDIRTDRTVGVEALLRWNSGTLGTVSPQEFIPIAEQNGLIRPIGEWVMKEAARQAAQWEQEGMGELKMSVNVSASQLNDPHFIMKMRHVLEHTALPPHLFCLEFTESVAIRESEHIHDICANVIAMGSSLSVDDFGTGYSSLRTVTSIPFQCIKIDRSLIFDIDRNSRSEAVVRSVLELAEQLNMGVLAEGVETVRQVELLKRLGCHYVQGYYYARPMSADELRQWLISS
- a CDS encoding acyl-CoA synthetase, encoding MEKHNPAKLALKWLNEAGEQAEITYGNLLEQANQLANGMQQLGLKRGDKVLVMVPRQIIAYIIYLACLKSGIVIIPSSEMLRAKDLAYRLHHSQARAVIAWSNVTAEVDKIDENLPEWAWKISVAADDSVLPANWLDLRGLMNDQSDQFAAVDTHRDDMAILAYTSGTTGNPKGVVHSHGWGYAHLRITRPWLDIREDDTVWATAAPGWQKWIWSPFLSVLGWGATGLVYNGPFQPHKYLQLLQEHRVNVLCCTPTEYRLMAKTEGLGDYDLSALRSAVSAGEPLNEEVIHTFRRHFDITIRDGYGQTESTLLIGNLTGAPVRLGAMGQSISPGLVEIIDEHGQPVPVGEVGDIAVRNDMPALFQTYYLDPQRKQQSVNGEYFVTGDRARRDEEGYFWFEGRGDDIIISSGYTIGPFEVEEALMKHQAVKECAAVASPDEIRGHIVKAFIVLRDGVEGSPELVRELQNHVKEWTAPYKYPRKIEFVSDLPKTSSGKIRRIELRDQEHNKQ
- a CDS encoding ferric reductase-like transmembrane domain-containing protein; the protein is MSNLWSELGNMINVWYTTRAAGLTAYLLLFVAVSAGMLQGSSFSKGKRKLIISQIHQWCGWFGLLFGMIHGLVLVFDDYIGYSIWQLLIPFATPHERWLTGLGTISFYMLLLIMISSDYMKAFGKKVWRTIHFLALPTYAMALLHGTLLGTDTKSAPIWWMYMITASITGVLLLARIFWFKRKSKSPRPSSSGSATAM
- a CDS encoding FAD:protein FMN transferase is translated as MYSFQAMSTLFYIAGLEEQDIQRAESWFAFVERHLSRFDPQSELSQLNRQQGYPFYASALLYEAMSQAIQYQQRTDHLFDPFMGQILTRIGYPNQNSLSTATMPIVSLQANEFSNAAHAITQTMNGHQWGDFSYMQSHGRICTLDPILRTVHVHADVSVDLGGIAKGWSAEQYALMMRQQGVASGMVNAGGDLIIWGSNLQDYVVDVADPWSSGQHIASLHMHKDAGVATSSTIKRSWQNGAGHHHHLLDPRTGMPAQSDWVQLTVISDSLTDAEVYAKCVLILGKQQGPAWLRRQCPDAAMIGVTQDGRCLIDGPLDRYVTLTGQGEWMNNE
- a CDS encoding response regulator transcription factor, whose protein sequence is MNILLAEDDIRLGELIVHMLQKKAGHAVHWVTTGEDAYEQAVCESYDVLILDRMMPGGDGADVCKRLRHEGYERAILMLTARDALQDRIDGLDAGADDYLVKPFEIGELLARLRALSRRNYAPMQAEEIRIGNLWLNRTCQTISLGSRSVQLTPREFQLFDLLAQNRGFVLKRDVILDRIWGLDADVEPKTIDATVKLLRRKLAELDNKELIQSARGLGYKMEK
- a CDS encoding sensor histidine kinase, translating into MREGLVTKWKNRRADQLTHRSSDIFKQTRGQLTRKYSLVLISFLLLFVMILYGLLYDLLIHGQQVSLRETIEQKIRTFTAYRSADSDDSLQEDMEYYLVNDMYLNGNLFVGTDGSTLMGSSDFSTTLNALVQHAQANQVPLPTQRNQHILLTGKKIGSTEKQNDPDLNNRDIHKHNDDNDEPIQMLVTADPVIVNGQMIGILYVGQDVTESYRQFYSLLLGIGITVFLFCTLAVYFSSRMAKRAMIPIAASYERQRAFTADASHELRTPLSVLLSSIETIQMEEEVTSNPFINRVVQNMKHEVQRMTQLSSSLLMLARSDSGHIQLHRISHDLNIQAQQALSSVEPLAKARNIQLDYHNDEAVVCRCDAERVHQLLIILLDNAIKYTPEGGKVALSLQRSGEKHDKAIISVQDTGIGISQEDQALIFDRFYRVDPARNRQTEGYGLGLSIARWIVEAHHGTIQVRSTPGEGSCFIVTLPL
- the rhaD gene encoding rhamnulose-1-phosphate aldolase, translating into MSTLSVNEYVAQPQPLDIPFVHEMATITQCMWKSGWDERNGGNVSCILDEQEVAQYIDIHKVKRVLQPAFPIHELAGRYFIVTGSGKYFKNVLDNPAGNLGVLRVSADGAQLEVLWGLDNGAVPTSELPAHFMSHIERLRVDPQHRVVIHNHATHTLAMTFVHDLDENAFTRTLWEMCTECIVVFPDGIGMLPWMVPGSSQIGRATADKMKEHRAVIWPQHGIFGTGSCIDEAFGLIETIEKAAQIYMLIAHLPIRQKITTSELSDLAQAFGVTPRAGILNG
- a CDS encoding family 16 glycosylhydrolase, producing MNGKKTGLALLSFICSAALIVPWSASSSTASASSSSPWVQIWADDFNGANGTGVDTSKWNQEIGNNNGWGNNELQYYTNSTKNAYMENGSLVLQANKENMQGSAYTSARLTTANKFNVKYGKIEIRAKVPYGKGIWPAAWMLGSDIGSNPWPGSGEIDIMEYVGPVAPNTVYGTIHGPGYSGSNGLSAGYTIGERFSNAFHTYTVEWEPAAIRWYVDGNLYHTRTPVDAGDNTWAFDKPFFLLLNLAVGGNWPGNPDASTTFPQKYQIDYVHVFQRQNGYNIVALKAGANNKYVSAENYGNGALIARSDTVSTWERFEQIDLGNNRIALRSLINGKYVTADNTGTSPLIANKTAIGTWETFELGTTADGKRTLKSLANNLYVTAENGGSGSLIASRSSVDGAWETFELVKQ